The following coding sequences lie in one Monomorium pharaonis isolate MP-MQ-018 chromosome 1, ASM1337386v2, whole genome shotgun sequence genomic window:
- the LOC105840948 gene encoding uncharacterized protein LOC105840948 produces the protein MIMEDMADGQQEMSIKLKLSKLHCPFTWEILDSMVKHSTTRSESNNDENDLMIEETCYALEQLLVSLFKCYQAVLSADNDEARRRIEKAENILIQIHQKKEFHQMLRAIEHVFYATKCFFLYDVDNMNELQEILYNIIDVEDFNDTESGALYGCKSVVWSCLNDFGMDKAVDAAKKAVERNQDCPLWHFILAKNLRRQRRLINISSNVSELEKEHFEIAYAMSKNHTFAMYYLQMRIETFHKFSKERNYMMRKNANEREVIQIAKEILKTKPTNYKILLRLTLMFLRASSDERLSAKECLDAIKEIAPNNSTYLHYTGILYEQSGDYKEALKYFKKAAECNNFVAEFSYIRYGWEVGELEPLPHLLRMLKKYEQSIKERQITILLAIAVAYYSLHKDIPNAAEYFLKALTVDPLSKKFEIYYQCLDFSTVSISSFLNNQFCPLLEKKYSRTLQKISEEIKKLLCVKDMNNLVGELCDLSVDVKEKNSILNTI, from the exons gatATGGCTGACGGACAACAGGAAATGAGTATAAAACTGAAACTTTCCAAATTACACTGCCCATTTACTTGGGAAATATTGGACAGTATGGTAAAACATTCCACAACACGGTCTGAAAGTAATAATGATGAAAATGATTTGATGATAGAAGAAACATGTTATGCTTTAGAACAATTATTAGTATCTTTGTTTAAATGTTATCAAGCTGTGTTAAGTGCAGACAACGATGAGGCAAGAAGAAGGATTGAAAAAgctgaaaacattttaattcagATTCATCAAAA GAAGGAATTTCATCAAATGCTAAGAGCGATTGAACATGTTTTTTACGCtacaaaatgtttctttttgtaCGATGTTGATAACATGAATGAACTGcaagaaatattgtataatattatcgaTGTCGAAGACTTTAACGATACAGAATCAGGTGCTCTGTACGGTTGTAAAAGTGTCGTATGGTCTTGTTTAAACGATTTTGGTATGGACAAAGCGGTCGATGCTGCTAAGAAAGCGGTTGAAAGGAATCAAGACTGTCCATTATGGCATTTTATTCTTGCGAAGAATCTTAGACGTCAAAggcgtttaataaatatctcatCTAACGTGTCTGAACTGGAGAAAGAACATTTTGAAATAGCATATGCTATGTCTAAGAATCATACATTTGCAATGTATTATTTGCAAATGCGTATTGAaacttttcataaatttagtaaagaaagaaattatatgaTGAGGAAAAACGCTAATGAAAGAGAAGTAATCCAAATtgctaaagaaatattaaagacgAAACctactaattataaaatattgttacgacTGACTCTTATGTTTTTGCGTGCATCCTCAGATGAGAGATTATCAGCAAAAGAATGTCTTGATGCTATCAAGGAAATAGCACCAAATAATTCTACATATCTGCATTACACAGGGATACTATATGAACAGAGTGGGGATTACAAA GAAGctctaaagtattttaagAAGGCTGCCGAATGTAATAACTTTGTAGCAGAGTTTTCTTATATACGATATGGTTGGGAAGTGGGAGAACTGGAACCATTACCACATCTATTAAGAATGTTGAAGAAATATGAGCAATCGATTAAAGAACGACAAATAACTATACTTTTAGCGATTGCTGTAGCTTATTATTCTCTCCACAAAGATATACCAAATGCAgcggaatattttttaaaagctcTTACTGTGGATCCattaagcaaaaaatttgag ATTTATTATCAGTGCCTTGATTTTAGTACTGTGagtatttcatcttttttaaacaatcagTTTTGTCCTCTTCtcgagaaaaaatattcaagaacacttcaaaaaatatctgaggaaataaaaaaactgttgtGTGTAAAGGATATGAATAATTTAGTGGGAGAATTGTGTGACTTATCTGTAGATGTCAAAGAaaagaattctattttaaatactatttag